Proteins encoded in a region of the Benincasa hispida cultivar B227 chromosome 2, ASM972705v1, whole genome shotgun sequence genome:
- the LOC120071317 gene encoding aspartic proteinase 39-like, producing MDLERQVFVGLLLLSFCLPGFCNLVFEVQHKFKGRERSLNALKSHDVRRHGRLLSVIDLELGGNGHPAETGLYFARIGLGTPPNDYHVQVDTGSDILWVNCVGCSNCPKKSDIGIELQLYDPKGSSSSSLITCDQPFCSATYDAPIPGCKPDLLCQYKVIYGDGSATAGYFVKDHVQLQQAVGNRQTKVTNGSIIFGCGAKQSGELGTSSEALDGILGFGQANSSMISQLAATGKVKKIFAHCLDSISGGGIFAIGEVVEPKMKTSPVVPNQAHYNLVLNRVKVGGTALDLPLGIFETVYRRGVIIDSGTTLAYLPESIYLPLMEKILGAQPGLKLHTIDDQFTCFLYDGNVDDGFPTVTFEFEEALILVVYPHEYLFQIRDDVWCVGWQDSGAQSKDGKEVTLLGDLVLQNKLVYYNLENQTIGWVEYNCSSGIKLKDGKSGEIYTVGAHKLSSAESLVVVGRLLPWCLLAFTFFFIQ from the exons ATGGATCTCGAGCGCCAGGTTTTTGTGGGTTTGTTGTTATTGTCATTTTGTTTACCTGGGTTCTGCAATTTGGTGTTTGAAGTTCAACATAAGTTTAAGGGTCGAGAGAGATCACTGAATGCTTTGAAGTCTCATGATGTTCGTCGCCATGGTAGGCTTCTCTCTGTCATTGATCTCGAACTTGGTGGCAACGGACACCCTGCTGAAACAGG GTTATACTTCGCCAGAATTGGCCTTGGAACTCCTCCAAACGATTACCATGTGCAAGTGGATACAGGGAGTGACATTTTATGGGTGAACTGTGTCGGTTGCAGCAATTGTCCGAAGAAAAGTGATATTGGT ATAGAGTTGCAACTGTATGATCCGAAGGGCTCCAGCAGTTCAAGCTTGATTACTTGTGATCAACCATTTTGCTCGGCCACATACGATGCTCCGATCCCTGGTTGCAAGCCAGATCTACTCTGCCAATATAAAGTTATCTATGGGGATGGAAGTGCAACAGCTGGATATTTTGTGAAGGATCATGTTCAACTCCAACAAGCAGTAGGAAACCGTCAAACTAAAGTAACTAATGGCAGTATAATATTTGG GTGTGGAGCTAAACAATCTGGGGAGCTTGGTACGTCATCCGAAGCACTTGATGGAATACTTGGTTTTGGACAGGCTAATTCATCTATGATTTCTCAGTTGGCTGCAACTGGGAAGGTGAAAAAGATTTTTGCACACTGCTTGGATAGTATATCAGGGGGTGGGATTTTTGCAATTGGAGAAGTAGTTGAgccaaaaatgaaaacatcaCCAGTGGTACCTAATCA GGCTCACTACAATCTTGTTCTAAATAGAGTTAAGGTAGGGGGCACCGCTCTTGATCTTCCTCTTGGAATATTTGAAACTGTTTACAGAAGAGGAGTAATCATTGACAGTGGCACAACACTAGCTTATCTTCCTGAGAGCATTTACCTGCCATTAATGGAGAAG ATCTTGGGTGCCCAACCTGGTCTGAAACTACATACTATTGATGACCAGTTTACTTGTTTTCTGTATGATGGAAA TGTGGACGACGGATTTCCAACAGTGACATTCGAATTTGAGGAGGCCCTAATCTTGGTTGTTTACCCTCATGAGTATCTCTTTCAGATTCGA GATGATGTATGGTGTGTTGGATGGCAGGATAGTGGAGCTCAATCCAAAGATGGAAAGGAAGTCACTCTCTTGGGAG ACTTGGTTCTTCAAAACAAGTTGGTTTACTATAATCTTGAAAATCAGACCATTGGTTGGGTTGAGTACAACT GCTCTTCAGGCATAAAATTGAAAGATGGAAAATCAGGAGAAATTTATACAGTTGGAGCCCACAAACTGTCTTCTGCAGAATCCCTTGTAGTGGTTGGGAGACTACTTCCATGGTGCTTGTTAGCTTTCACcttcttttttattcaatag